From Oryza sativa Japonica Group chromosome 4, ASM3414082v1, one genomic window encodes:
- the LOC9270448 gene encoding large ribosomal RNA subunit accumulation protein YCED homolog 1, chloroplastic isoform X1 encodes MMMLGVGGVAGAGAGLPLVLRRCNRSRTPPPPMVMTPLHRSCFFFRPQPSSLSHYPSPSPCAADDLFTVDYDPEEEEEEEDEEGSPWEGAVVYRRDASVHHLEYATTLERLGLGDLSSPHSRARAATMGILILSSPNLTGTKDETPVLVSLDVARRRGRLRLDGIVRTVITLGCYGCAEPAPQGIFANFSLLLTEGRVEEPDVVDLGTIFEEEQTKAPVLTGSQEDGDDEDIDWDDRLHFPAGEKEVDISKHIRDIIHLEITLDALCSPTCKGLCVGCGENLNTSSCSCNTEKQQAKAKNVQRRGPLKRPVETTAKVM; translated from the exons ATGATGATGCTTGGAGTTGGAGGCgtcgcaggagcaggagcaggccTCCCCTTGGTCCTCCGCCGCTGCAACCGGTCCCGTACCCCTCCCCCGCCGATGGTGATGACCCCACTCCACCGCAGCTGCTTCTTCTTCCGACCACAACCCTCTAGTCTCTCCCACtacccatccccatccccatgcGCCGCCGACGACTTGTTCACCGTCGACTACGAcccagaggaggaagaagaagaagaagacgaggagGGTTCTCCGTGGGAGGGCGCGGTGGTGTACCGGCGGGACGCCTCGGTTCACCACCTCGAGTACGCCACCACCCTGGAGCGCCTCGGCCTTGGCGACCTCTCCTCCCCTCACTCTCGGGCACGTGCTGCCACCATGGGAATCctcatcctctcctcccccaacCTTACCGGTACCAAGGACGAAACGCCAGTGCTCGTCTCTCTCGACGTTGCCAGGCGCCGGGGCCGCCTGCGCCTTGACGGCATCGTCCGCACTGTCATCACCCTCGGTTGCTATGG TTGTGCTGAGCCAGCGCCTCAAGGTATATTTGCGAATTTTTCCCTGTTACTGACCGAAGGCAGAGTAGAGGAACCTGATGTGGTTGATCTCGGCACGATATTTGAAGAAGAACAAACCAAAGCTCCTGTGCTAACTGGAAGCCAAGAAGATGGAGACGACGAAGATATAGATTGGGATGACCGGTTGCATTTCCCAGCTGGAGAAAAGGAGGTTGATATCTCGAAGCACATCAGGGACATCATTCACTTAGAGATCACGCTCGATGCCCTGTGCAGTCCCACCTGCAAAGGTCTCTGCGTTGGCTGCGGCGAAAATCTCAACaccagcagctgcagctgcaacaCAGAGAAACAGCAGGCTAAGGCTAAGAATGTTCAGCGGCGAGGGCCTCTCAAAAGACCTGTTGAAACCACTGCAAAGGTGATGTAA
- the LOC9270448 gene encoding large ribosomal RNA subunit accumulation protein YCED homolog 1, chloroplastic isoform X2, with protein sequence MVMTPLHRSCFFFRPQPSSLSHYPSPSPCAADDLFTVDYDPEEEEEEEDEEGSPWEGAVVYRRDASVHHLEYATTLERLGLGDLSSPHSRARAATMGILILSSPNLTGTKDETPVLVSLDVARRRGRLRLDGIVRTVITLGCYGCAEPAPQGIFANFSLLLTEGRVEEPDVVDLGTIFEEEQTKAPVLTGSQEDGDDEDIDWDDRLHFPAGEKEVDISKHIRDIIHLEITLDALCSPTCKGLCVGCGENLNTSSCSCNTEKQQAKAKNVQRRGPLKRPVETTAKVM encoded by the exons ATGGTGATGACCCCACTCCACCGCAGCTGCTTCTTCTTCCGACCACAACCCTCTAGTCTCTCCCACtacccatccccatccccatgcGCCGCCGACGACTTGTTCACCGTCGACTACGAcccagaggaggaagaagaagaagaagacgaggagGGTTCTCCGTGGGAGGGCGCGGTGGTGTACCGGCGGGACGCCTCGGTTCACCACCTCGAGTACGCCACCACCCTGGAGCGCCTCGGCCTTGGCGACCTCTCCTCCCCTCACTCTCGGGCACGTGCTGCCACCATGGGAATCctcatcctctcctcccccaacCTTACCGGTACCAAGGACGAAACGCCAGTGCTCGTCTCTCTCGACGTTGCCAGGCGCCGGGGCCGCCTGCGCCTTGACGGCATCGTCCGCACTGTCATCACCCTCGGTTGCTATGG TTGTGCTGAGCCAGCGCCTCAAGGTATATTTGCGAATTTTTCCCTGTTACTGACCGAAGGCAGAGTAGAGGAACCTGATGTGGTTGATCTCGGCACGATATTTGAAGAAGAACAAACCAAAGCTCCTGTGCTAACTGGAAGCCAAGAAGATGGAGACGACGAAGATATAGATTGGGATGACCGGTTGCATTTCCCAGCTGGAGAAAAGGAGGTTGATATCTCGAAGCACATCAGGGACATCATTCACTTAGAGATCACGCTCGATGCCCTGTGCAGTCCCACCTGCAAAGGTCTCTGCGTTGGCTGCGGCGAAAATCTCAACaccagcagctgcagctgcaacaCAGAGAAACAGCAGGCTAAGGCTAAGAATGTTCAGCGGCGAGGGCCTCTCAAAAGACCTGTTGAAACCACTGCAAAGGTGATGTAA
- the LOC136356033 gene encoding uncharacterized protein codes for MGSISGIDDFVFPPGQTFQFGSLDFITNDFCKISLLGSDPNQPRGDEVSVPFGLPNSAEIYSKIISSDSASNHSDEIPSTLTRPDQDDGAYPSILMKLPDDLAAVFTTRMFSSCRSRRDPASAPIQSSSREVGVILQPLRTVSTEELDGYLSSPGVDSRPMEILEYDDFGYHYDFSNLDNFDKGHEDNYTPLFLGVFMANNETEDAPNHIVNILNQTKTMIAASFDLYNVIQKPGESLRDYIRRFSEQRNKISDITNDVIIAAFTKCIRHELLVGKFGCKPPKAVKQMFEKANEYAKAEDAVTASK; via the exons ATGGGATCCATCTCCGGCATTgacgacttcgtcttccctcccgggcagacgttccagttcggcagcctcgacttcatcaccaacgacttctgcaagatctctctccttggcTCGGATCCGAACCAGCCAAGGGGAGACGAGGTCTCTGTCCCGTTCGGTctcccgaactcggccgagatATACTCCAAGATCATCTCATCCGactcggcttcaaaccactcggacgagatcccaTCTACTCTGACACGACctgatcaagatgatggagcCTATCCTTCGATCCTGATGAAGCTTCCCGACGACTTGGCAGCTGTCTTCACCACAAGGATGTTCTCTTCCTGTAGGTCTAGACGGGATCCGGCTTCGGCCCCGATCCAATCTAGttccagggaagtcggcgtcatactcCAGCCTCTTAGGACGGTTTCGACGGAAGAATTagatggctacctcagctctCCCGGTGTCGACTCTCGACCAATGGAGATCCTTGAGTATgacgacttcggctaccactacgacTTCAGCAACCTCGACAATTTCGACAAAGGCCACGAAGACAACTATACGCCTCTCTTCCTCGGCGTTTTCATGGCTAACAACGAGACG GAAGATGCACCCAACCACATCGTCAACATCTTaaaccagaccaagaccatgatcgccgccTCG TTTGACCTCTACAACGTGATCCAGAAgcccggagaatcccttcgagattacatccgacgcttttctgaacaacgcaacaagatctctgaCATTACcaacgacgtcatcatcgccgcctttaCTAAGTGTATTCGCCATGAACTcttagtcggcaagttcggatGCAAGCCTCCCAAGGCGGTCAAGCAGATGTTCGAGAAGGCCAATGAATACGCCAAAGCGGAAGATGCTGTCACTGCGTCCAAGTAG
- the LOC107277636 gene encoding (-)-germacrene D synthase isoform X2 — MVMGQENHQRRAVHPEDSKWTEYFINAPALSCSCQTLEESIKERRDKLVTKVHCMIQGYTSSKIHLSHGMKIVDAIERLGVGYHFHEEIGMFMRVLNDTPARENDMAEAALRFRLLRQHHYNAPSDVFGCFLDKNGDFKETLRHDVDALLSLYEAAHLGKCDEDLLKSAVVFTTGCLSAMAENDQLPQPLLEKVEHALTSPTQRRMKRLEAKLYISIYENDEDSNHDILELAKLDFHILQQMHRDEARRFSLWYKELNVRSTLGPYIRERPVECYFWSLGVFYEPQYAKARMMFARLIKIFSLFDDTFDSYGTLEELHLFNNAVQSWDEGGAKQIGDYFGYVMSLLSKTLNEFVVDGASPLGIDCTKKTIKEASRCMLQEIIWREEGQWEKDGGGVPTAVECYMKEYGVTVQEAKKALWCLVEEQWRSINQEFLRNTTVPVPLLTRVINLARLMETLYKTTNGYTHCSGVTDLISNVLDTCVSH, encoded by the exons ATGGTTATGGGACAGGAAAACCATCAACGACGGGCTGTGCATCCGGAGGACAGCAAATGGACGGAATATTTTATCAACGCACCTGCGTTGTCTTGTTCGTGCCAG ACGCTAGAGGAATCAATCAAGGAGAGGCGAGACAAGCTTGTGACCAAGGTTCATTGCATGATCCAAGGATACACATCTAGCAAGATTCATCTGTCACATGGGATGAAGATCGTCGACGCTATAGAGCGCCTCGGTGTCGGTTACCATTTCCATGAGGAGATAGGCATGTTCATGCGAGTCCTAAACGACACTCCTGCTAGGGAGAATGACATGGCCGAAGCTGCTCTTCGGTTCAGGCTGCTGAGGCAACACCACTACAATGCTCCTAGTG ATGTTTTTGGGTGTTTCTTGGACAAGAATGGAGACTTCAAGGAAACCCTGCGACATGACGTTGATGCTCTTCTTAGCCTGTATGAGGCAGCTCATCTTGGCAAGTGCGATGAGGACTTGCTCAAAAGTGCCGTCGTCTTCACTACCGGCTGCCTCTCAGCCATGGCAGAAAATGACCAATTGCCCCAGCCTTTATTAGAGAAAGTAGAGCACGCACTGACCTCGCCGACGCAAAGGAGGATGAAGAGGCTGGAGGCCAAGCTCTACATCTCCATCTATGAGAACGATGAGGATAGCAACCACGACATACTGGAGCTTGCTAAGTTGGACTTTCACATCTTGCAGCAGATGCACCGAGATGAGGCCAGGAGATTCTCACT GTGGTACAAGGAACTTAACGTTCGGAGCACACTGGGTCCATACATACGAGAGCGCCCAGTGGAGTGCTACTTCTGGTCACTTGGTGTTTTCTATGAACCACAGTATGCCAAGGCACGGATGATGTTTGCAAGACTTATCAAGATATTTTCCTTGTTTGATGATACATTTGATTCATATGGCACCTTGGAAGAGCTTCACCTGTTCAACAATGCTGTCCAAAG CTGGGATGAAGGAGGAGCAAAACAGATTGGTGATTACTTCGGGTATGTGATGTCCCTTCTTTCCAAGACACTCAACGAATTTGTGGTTGATGGTGCTTCACCATTGGGAATTGACTGTACCAAGAAGACG ATCAAGGAGGCAAGCAGATGCATGTTGCAAGAGATCATATGGAGAGAAGAGGGACAG TGGGAGAAAGACGGAGGTGGAGTCCCAACTGCGGTAGAATGCTACATGAAAGAGTATGGTGTGACAGTCCAAGAAGCCAAGAAAGCACTATGGTGCCTTGTAGAGGAGCAGTGGAGAAGCATCAATCAAGAGTTCCTGCGCAACACGACGGTCCCAGTCCCCCTGTTGACACGTGTGATAAACCTTGCACGGCTCATGGAAACCCTTTACAAGACGACCAATGGCTACACACACTGCTCGGGAGTTACTGACCTCATTTCCAATGTCCTGGACACATGCGTATCTCATTAA
- the LOC107277636 gene encoding (-)-germacrene D synthase isoform X1, whose product MVMGQENHQRRAVHPEDSKWTEYFINAPALSCSCQTLEESIKERRDKLVTKVHCMIQGYTSSKIHLSHGMKIVDAIERLGVGYHFHEEIGMFMRVLNDTPARENDMAEAALRFRLLRQHHYNAPSDVFGCFLDKNGDFKETLRHDVDALLSLYEAAHLGKCDEDLLKSAVVFTTGCLSAMAENDQLPQPLLEKVEHALTSPTQRRMKRLEAKLYISIYENDEDSNHDILELAKLDFHILQQMHRDEARRFSLWYKELNVRSTLGPYIRERPVECYFWSLGVFYEPQYAKARMMFARLIKIFSLFDDTFDSYGTLEELHLFNNAVQSWDEGGAKQIGDYFGYVMSLLSKTLNEFVVDGASPLGIDCTKKTIKEASRCMLQEIIWREEGQVPLLHDHLKFSTISTLYWALACISFVDHRMDANDDVSIFCWAISSPKIIENSAMITRLMDDISGHEWEKDGGGVPTAVECYMKEYGVTVQEAKKALWCLVEEQWRSINQEFLRNTTVPVPLLTRVINLARLMETLYKTTNGYTHCSGVTDLISNVLDTCVSH is encoded by the exons ATGGTTATGGGACAGGAAAACCATCAACGACGGGCTGTGCATCCGGAGGACAGCAAATGGACGGAATATTTTATCAACGCACCTGCGTTGTCTTGTTCGTGCCAG ACGCTAGAGGAATCAATCAAGGAGAGGCGAGACAAGCTTGTGACCAAGGTTCATTGCATGATCCAAGGATACACATCTAGCAAGATTCATCTGTCACATGGGATGAAGATCGTCGACGCTATAGAGCGCCTCGGTGTCGGTTACCATTTCCATGAGGAGATAGGCATGTTCATGCGAGTCCTAAACGACACTCCTGCTAGGGAGAATGACATGGCCGAAGCTGCTCTTCGGTTCAGGCTGCTGAGGCAACACCACTACAATGCTCCTAGTG ATGTTTTTGGGTGTTTCTTGGACAAGAATGGAGACTTCAAGGAAACCCTGCGACATGACGTTGATGCTCTTCTTAGCCTGTATGAGGCAGCTCATCTTGGCAAGTGCGATGAGGACTTGCTCAAAAGTGCCGTCGTCTTCACTACCGGCTGCCTCTCAGCCATGGCAGAAAATGACCAATTGCCCCAGCCTTTATTAGAGAAAGTAGAGCACGCACTGACCTCGCCGACGCAAAGGAGGATGAAGAGGCTGGAGGCCAAGCTCTACATCTCCATCTATGAGAACGATGAGGATAGCAACCACGACATACTGGAGCTTGCTAAGTTGGACTTTCACATCTTGCAGCAGATGCACCGAGATGAGGCCAGGAGATTCTCACT GTGGTACAAGGAACTTAACGTTCGGAGCACACTGGGTCCATACATACGAGAGCGCCCAGTGGAGTGCTACTTCTGGTCACTTGGTGTTTTCTATGAACCACAGTATGCCAAGGCACGGATGATGTTTGCAAGACTTATCAAGATATTTTCCTTGTTTGATGATACATTTGATTCATATGGCACCTTGGAAGAGCTTCACCTGTTCAACAATGCTGTCCAAAG CTGGGATGAAGGAGGAGCAAAACAGATTGGTGATTACTTCGGGTATGTGATGTCCCTTCTTTCCAAGACACTCAACGAATTTGTGGTTGATGGTGCTTCACCATTGGGAATTGACTGTACCAAGAAGACG ATCAAGGAGGCAAGCAGATGCATGTTGCAAGAGATCATATGGAGAGAAGAGGGACAGGTGCCGCTATTACATGATCATCTCAAGTTCTCTACAATTAGCACGTTGTATTGGGCATTGGCATGCATATCTTTTGTGGATCATCGCATGGATGCAAACGATGACGTCTCTATTTTTTGTTGGGCAATCTCATCTCCAAAAATTATAGAGAATTCGGCAATGATAACACGCCTAATGGATGACATTTCCGGGCACGAG TGGGAGAAAGACGGAGGTGGAGTCCCAACTGCGGTAGAATGCTACATGAAAGAGTATGGTGTGACAGTCCAAGAAGCCAAGAAAGCACTATGGTGCCTTGTAGAGGAGCAGTGGAGAAGCATCAATCAAGAGTTCCTGCGCAACACGACGGTCCCAGTCCCCCTGTTGACACGTGTGATAAACCTTGCACGGCTCATGGAAACCCTTTACAAGACGACCAATGGCTACACACACTGCTCGGGAGTTACTGACCTCATTTCCAATGTCCTGGACACATGCGTATCTCATTAA
- the LOC107277636 gene encoding sesquiterpene synthase TPS2 isoform X5, whose protein sequence is MVMGQENHQRRAVHPEDSKWTEYFINAPALSCSCQTLEESIKERRDKLVTKVHCMIQGYTSSKIHLSHGMKIVDAIERLGVGYHFHEEIGMFMRVLNDTPARENDMAEAALRFRLLRQHHYNAPSDVFGCFLDKNGDFKETLRHDVDALLSLYEAAHLGKCDEDLLKSAVVFTTGCLSAMAENDQLPQPLLEKVEHALTSPTQRRMKRLEAKLYISIYENDEDSNHDILELAKLDFHILQQMHRDEARRFSLWYKELNVRSTLGPYIRERPVECYFWSLGVFYEPQYAKARMMFARLIKIFSLFDDTFDSYGTLEELHLFNNAVQSWDEGGAKQIGDYFGSRRQADACCKRSYGEKRDREFGNDNTPNG, encoded by the exons ATGGTTATGGGACAGGAAAACCATCAACGACGGGCTGTGCATCCGGAGGACAGCAAATGGACGGAATATTTTATCAACGCACCTGCGTTGTCTTGTTCGTGCCAG ACGCTAGAGGAATCAATCAAGGAGAGGCGAGACAAGCTTGTGACCAAGGTTCATTGCATGATCCAAGGATACACATCTAGCAAGATTCATCTGTCACATGGGATGAAGATCGTCGACGCTATAGAGCGCCTCGGTGTCGGTTACCATTTCCATGAGGAGATAGGCATGTTCATGCGAGTCCTAAACGACACTCCTGCTAGGGAGAATGACATGGCCGAAGCTGCTCTTCGGTTCAGGCTGCTGAGGCAACACCACTACAATGCTCCTAGTG ATGTTTTTGGGTGTTTCTTGGACAAGAATGGAGACTTCAAGGAAACCCTGCGACATGACGTTGATGCTCTTCTTAGCCTGTATGAGGCAGCTCATCTTGGCAAGTGCGATGAGGACTTGCTCAAAAGTGCCGTCGTCTTCACTACCGGCTGCCTCTCAGCCATGGCAGAAAATGACCAATTGCCCCAGCCTTTATTAGAGAAAGTAGAGCACGCACTGACCTCGCCGACGCAAAGGAGGATGAAGAGGCTGGAGGCCAAGCTCTACATCTCCATCTATGAGAACGATGAGGATAGCAACCACGACATACTGGAGCTTGCTAAGTTGGACTTTCACATCTTGCAGCAGATGCACCGAGATGAGGCCAGGAGATTCTCACT GTGGTACAAGGAACTTAACGTTCGGAGCACACTGGGTCCATACATACGAGAGCGCCCAGTGGAGTGCTACTTCTGGTCACTTGGTGTTTTCTATGAACCACAGTATGCCAAGGCACGGATGATGTTTGCAAGACTTATCAAGATATTTTCCTTGTTTGATGATACATTTGATTCATATGGCACCTTGGAAGAGCTTCACCTGTTCAACAATGCTGTCCAAAG CTGGGATGAAGGAGGAGCAAAACAGATTGGTGATTACTTCGG ATCAAGGAGGCAAGCAGATGCATGTTGCAAGAGATCATATGGAGAGAAGAGGGACAG AGAATTCGGCAATGATAACACGCCTAATGGATGA
- the LOC107277636 gene encoding sesquiterpene synthase TPS2 isoform X4 gives MVMGQENHQRRAVHPEDSKWTEYFINAPALSCSCQTLEESIKERRDKLVTKVHCMIQGYTSSKIHLSHGMKIVDAIERLGVGYHFHEEIGMFMRVLNDTPARENDMAEAALRFRLLRQHHYNAPSDVFGCFLDKNGDFKETLRHDVDALLSLYEAAHLGKCDEDLLKSAVVFTTGCLSAMAENDQLPQPLLEKVEHALTSPTQRRMKRLEAKLYISIYENDEDSNHDILELAKLDFHILQQMHRDEARRFSLWYKELNVRSTLGPYIRERPVECYFWSLGVFYEPQYAKARMMFARLIKIFSLFDDTFDSYGTLEELHLFNNAVQSWDEGGAKQIGDYFGSRRQADACCKRSYGEKRDSGRKTEVESQLR, from the exons ATGGTTATGGGACAGGAAAACCATCAACGACGGGCTGTGCATCCGGAGGACAGCAAATGGACGGAATATTTTATCAACGCACCTGCGTTGTCTTGTTCGTGCCAG ACGCTAGAGGAATCAATCAAGGAGAGGCGAGACAAGCTTGTGACCAAGGTTCATTGCATGATCCAAGGATACACATCTAGCAAGATTCATCTGTCACATGGGATGAAGATCGTCGACGCTATAGAGCGCCTCGGTGTCGGTTACCATTTCCATGAGGAGATAGGCATGTTCATGCGAGTCCTAAACGACACTCCTGCTAGGGAGAATGACATGGCCGAAGCTGCTCTTCGGTTCAGGCTGCTGAGGCAACACCACTACAATGCTCCTAGTG ATGTTTTTGGGTGTTTCTTGGACAAGAATGGAGACTTCAAGGAAACCCTGCGACATGACGTTGATGCTCTTCTTAGCCTGTATGAGGCAGCTCATCTTGGCAAGTGCGATGAGGACTTGCTCAAAAGTGCCGTCGTCTTCACTACCGGCTGCCTCTCAGCCATGGCAGAAAATGACCAATTGCCCCAGCCTTTATTAGAGAAAGTAGAGCACGCACTGACCTCGCCGACGCAAAGGAGGATGAAGAGGCTGGAGGCCAAGCTCTACATCTCCATCTATGAGAACGATGAGGATAGCAACCACGACATACTGGAGCTTGCTAAGTTGGACTTTCACATCTTGCAGCAGATGCACCGAGATGAGGCCAGGAGATTCTCACT GTGGTACAAGGAACTTAACGTTCGGAGCACACTGGGTCCATACATACGAGAGCGCCCAGTGGAGTGCTACTTCTGGTCACTTGGTGTTTTCTATGAACCACAGTATGCCAAGGCACGGATGATGTTTGCAAGACTTATCAAGATATTTTCCTTGTTTGATGATACATTTGATTCATATGGCACCTTGGAAGAGCTTCACCTGTTCAACAATGCTGTCCAAAG CTGGGATGAAGGAGGAGCAAAACAGATTGGTGATTACTTCGG ATCAAGGAGGCAAGCAGATGCATGTTGCAAGAGATCATATGGAGAGAAGAGGGACAG TGGGAGAAAGACGGAGGTGGAGTCCCAACTGCGGTAG
- the LOC107277636 gene encoding sesquiterpene synthase TPS2 isoform X3, with translation MVMGQENHQRRAVHPEDSKWTEYFINAPALSCSCQTLEESIKERRDKLVTKVHCMIQGYTSSKIHLSHGMKIVDAIERLGVGYHFHEEIGMFMRVLNDTPARENDMAEAALRFRLLRQHHYNAPSDVFGCFLDKNGDFKETLRHDVDALLSLYEAAHLGKCDEDLLKSAVVFTTGCLSAMAENDQLPQPLLEKVEHALTSPTQRRMKRLEAKLYISIYENDEDSNHDILELAKLDFHILQQMHRDEARRFSLWYKELNVRSTLGPYIRERPVECYFWSLGVFYEPQYAKARMMFARLIKIFSLFDDTFDSYGTLEELHLFNNAVQSWDEGGAKQIGDYFGYVMSLLSKTLNEFVVDGASPLGIDCTKKTIKEASRCMLQEIIWREEGQRIRQ, from the exons ATGGTTATGGGACAGGAAAACCATCAACGACGGGCTGTGCATCCGGAGGACAGCAAATGGACGGAATATTTTATCAACGCACCTGCGTTGTCTTGTTCGTGCCAG ACGCTAGAGGAATCAATCAAGGAGAGGCGAGACAAGCTTGTGACCAAGGTTCATTGCATGATCCAAGGATACACATCTAGCAAGATTCATCTGTCACATGGGATGAAGATCGTCGACGCTATAGAGCGCCTCGGTGTCGGTTACCATTTCCATGAGGAGATAGGCATGTTCATGCGAGTCCTAAACGACACTCCTGCTAGGGAGAATGACATGGCCGAAGCTGCTCTTCGGTTCAGGCTGCTGAGGCAACACCACTACAATGCTCCTAGTG ATGTTTTTGGGTGTTTCTTGGACAAGAATGGAGACTTCAAGGAAACCCTGCGACATGACGTTGATGCTCTTCTTAGCCTGTATGAGGCAGCTCATCTTGGCAAGTGCGATGAGGACTTGCTCAAAAGTGCCGTCGTCTTCACTACCGGCTGCCTCTCAGCCATGGCAGAAAATGACCAATTGCCCCAGCCTTTATTAGAGAAAGTAGAGCACGCACTGACCTCGCCGACGCAAAGGAGGATGAAGAGGCTGGAGGCCAAGCTCTACATCTCCATCTATGAGAACGATGAGGATAGCAACCACGACATACTGGAGCTTGCTAAGTTGGACTTTCACATCTTGCAGCAGATGCACCGAGATGAGGCCAGGAGATTCTCACT GTGGTACAAGGAACTTAACGTTCGGAGCACACTGGGTCCATACATACGAGAGCGCCCAGTGGAGTGCTACTTCTGGTCACTTGGTGTTTTCTATGAACCACAGTATGCCAAGGCACGGATGATGTTTGCAAGACTTATCAAGATATTTTCCTTGTTTGATGATACATTTGATTCATATGGCACCTTGGAAGAGCTTCACCTGTTCAACAATGCTGTCCAAAG CTGGGATGAAGGAGGAGCAAAACAGATTGGTGATTACTTCGGGTATGTGATGTCCCTTCTTTCCAAGACACTCAACGAATTTGTGGTTGATGGTGCTTCACCATTGGGAATTGACTGTACCAAGAAGACG ATCAAGGAGGCAAGCAGATGCATGTTGCAAGAGATCATATGGAGAGAAGAGGGACAG AGAATTCGGCAATGA